The region CAGCAGCCACAGCGGCCGGCCGGCACGCGAGGTCCCGACGGCACGCAACCGCAGTGCACCGGGTCGTGCCGCCACCGTCGCGCGAGCGCGTCGCAGCAGCTCACCGAGGGTGGGATACGGAGTTCCCCGCATGCCGGGCGCCGGTCAGGTGCCGTTCGCGTTGCTGTCCCCGGTGGTCTCCTTCTTGTCCAGCGGACGGATCACGATCTTGGCGGCCATGTGGCCCCCTCTCTGTGTGGGCTCTGCGGTGGCCGAGTACCTGTCCGGCGAAACGGTTCAGCCGCCGTTGCCTCCGCTGCTGTCGCCCGTGGTCTCCTTCTTGTCCAACGGGCGGATCACCATCGTGGTGGGCACCCCAACTCCTCTCGTCATTAGGGACGTTGAGCGTTGCGGGCGCGATCGCCGACCGCGTCTCGTCAAGGCTCGACTCGGGGGACCAGAGTGTCAAGGCATGTACCTGTAACGGGAAGGGGTCCTGGTGACGGTGCCGGTCGACACGCTCCGCAGGCCCCGGATCAAGCCCGAGCACCGGCCGTACCGCACGATCGACGGCAACGTCCGCATCGGCAGCGTCATCCACGGCATCCGCGCCGAGATCGAGGACCCACAGGGCTGGGTCTGGACGCTGGTCGAGATCTTGCTCGGCGAGATTGGTCAGCGGGAGCCGGCCGCCCGCCACGCGGCCCGAGCTGGCCGAACACCGTCGCCCCGAACGCCAGAACCATCCCCGCCACCTGCACCGGCGTCAGCGACTGCCCCAGCGCCGCCCAGCCGATGACGGCCGCGGTCAGCGGCGACAGCGGGCCGAGGAAGGTGACCTGGGTGGCGCTGAGCCGGCCGATGCCCCGGAACCAGAGCCAGTACGCCACCGCCGTGTTCGCCAGCGCGAGGTACAGGTATCCGCCGACCGCCCGGCCGTCCAGCGCGGGCGGCGCGCCCTCGACCAGGAGGGCGACCGGGACGATCAGCAGCCCGCCCGCCGTCAACTGCCAGGCGGTGAGCGCCAACGGACCGACCCCGTCCGGCCGACCCCACCGCTTGGTGAGCACCGTGCCGGTGGACATCGACGCCGTCGCGGCGAGCGCCGCGAGGACCCCCACCGCGTCCAGCGCGCCCGCCGCCTTCAGCACGACGAGGCTGACGCCGAGGGCCGCGGCGATACCGGTGAGGAGCGTCCGCAGGGTCGGGCGGTCACCGAGCAGCAGCGCCGCGAGGCCCGCGACGAACAGCGGCCCGACCGAGCCGACGACCGCCGCCATGCCGCCGGGCAGCCGATACGCGGAGAGGAACAGCAGCGGAAAGAAGGCGCCGATGTTCAGCGCGCCCAGCACCGCCACCTTCCCCCACCAGGCGCCGCGCGGCAGCACCCGGGCCAGCGCGAGGAGCAGCAGCCCGGCGGGCAGGGCTCGCATCACCCCGGTGAACAGGGGGCGGTCGGCGGGGAGGAGCTCCGTGGTGACGGCGTAGGTGCTGCCCCAGGAGATGGGGGCCAGTGCGGTCAGGGCTATGAGGGCGGGACGGTTCGCGTTCGCGGCCATGGGGGCACCCGATTCCAAAGTAGGTCAGTGGAAAGTAGCTTAGCTCTAAGCGACTTTGGGTCAAGCTACTTTTCACTGACCAACTCACCTCCAAGCGACTCACCCCCAAGCAACTCCCTCGTCAGCAACTCCCTCGCCAGCAACTCCCTCGCCAGCAACTCCCTCGCCAGCTACTTCCTCGTCAGCCACTTTCTTGCGGGCAATCGACCACTCGGCGGATACTCGCCCCCATGAAGACGCCCCAGGACTCCGTCGACGCGATCATCGAGCAGTGGGCCACCGTCCGGCCGGACCTCGACACCGCCGCGATGGAGGTCTTCGGCCGCGTCTTCCGGCTCGCCCGCACGATGGGCGACCGGATGGAGAAGGCGTACGCGCCCTACGGGATCTCGCGCGGGGAGTTCGACGTGCTCGCGACCCTCCGTCGCTCGGACGACCCTTACACCCTCTCGCCCCGGCAGCTCTCGGCGACGCTTATGCTCACGACCGGCGGAATGACCGGGCGCCTGGACAAGCTGGAACGCGCGGGGCTGCTACGGCGCTCCCCCGACCCGCACGACCGGCGCGGACTCCAGGTGACGCTCACGGACAAGGGGCTGCGGCTCATCGACGAGGCCGTCGGCGCGGGGCTCGCCGTCCAGACGGAGGCCCTGGCCCACCTCGACGAGGAACGAGCCGGTCAACTGGCCGCCCTGTTGCGTGAGTTGCTGATGGGCACCGGCGCCTAGGGTCTCGGCTGGGCCCCGAACCAGGCCCTGAGGGCCTCAGCCCGCCGTGGCGACCCGGCTCGACCTGACACGTATCACGGCGAGCCGGCCCAGAACCTGAGCCAGTGCCATCAGCAGCAGCGCGGCGGTCCAGGCGGCGGAACCGGTGATCAGGTTGTCCTGGCTGAACCGCGCCAGGCTCCCGGAACCGCCATGAGTGGCCCAGTACTCGAATCCGGCGCGCGAGGCCATGCCGACGATCCACAGGAGCGCGGCGAGTGCCTCGGCGCGGGCGAACGCGATCCCGTCCGAGGCGCGGCTCAGCCGGGTGGCCGCGCCGCAGGCGACGCCCAGGACCGCGCCGGCGACGACACCGGCGATGTCGAGTCCGAGGTCGTGCCCCTGGGTCGGGAAGGACTTGAGGTAGTAGGCGGCCGCGGCGGCGACGGCCACGAGCGGCAGCAGCGTGTTGTGCAGCGTCTGCCGGACGCCTCGGATCTGCGGGATCACGAGGAGGATGAGGGACGCGGAGATCACGTAATCGGTCGTCGTCATGCCCATGAGCTTGCGCTTCACGACGCGGAACCACCTCGGCTCCAGGGTGGAGCCGAGGGTGGGTTTCCGCCTCAACCCACGGGTTGAGATCTAGGCGCGTGCCGCCGTCCTCGGCGTCGGGCGGCTCGACCCGAAAGCCCAGACGCCGACCAGTGCCGACCAGTACAGGCAGAACCTGACGAAGCACTACTGGCCGGGGTCGCCGTCGCCCCGCTGGTCGTCGCAGTCGTAGTACACGTACTGATCGATGTCCAGCGACGCCCCGGCCTCGGCCAGCCAGGCCAGCAGGGGCGCGCCCAGGAAGATGCCCTTCTGCCGCGGGTCCTCGGGATCGGTGAGCTCCTGGACGACCACCAGGGAGACGTGGGCGTCCCCGGAAGCGGCCAGCCGCCCCAGGGTGGCGGCGAACTCCGGCCCCCAGCCGAGGACCACCGCTTCGAGATCCTCCGGCCGCCCGGGCCCGCCCGCGGCCGAGACGTGCCGGCTCCAGGTCGCATGCGTGCGCGGCGGCGACTGGGGGCGCCTACGGCTGCCGATCGCGGTCGCCTCGTCGGGCCCGGTCCCCAGCCGCGCGGAGATCTCCTCCGGTTGCAGGGACTCGCTGACCACCCTCAGGTAGATCCGGAACGCGCTCACGGCCGGTACCTGTAATGCGTCGGAAC is a window of Streptomyces sp. NBC_00271 DNA encoding:
- a CDS encoding EamA family transporter encodes the protein MAANANRPALIALTALAPISWGSTYAVTTELLPADRPLFTGVMRALPAGLLLLALARVLPRGAWWGKVAVLGALNIGAFFPLLFLSAYRLPGGMAAVVGSVGPLFVAGLAALLLGDRPTLRTLLTGIAAALGVSLVVLKAAGALDAVGVLAALAATASMSTGTVLTKRWGRPDGVGPLALTAWQLTAGGLLIVPVALLVEGAPPALDGRAVGGYLYLALANTAVAYWLWFRGIGRLSATQVTFLGPLSPLTAAVIGWAALGQSLTPVQVAGMVLAFGATVFGQLGPRGGRPAPADQSRRARSRPASRPSPVGPRSRRGCRG
- a CDS encoding MarR family winged helix-turn-helix transcriptional regulator, with translation MKTPQDSVDAIIEQWATVRPDLDTAAMEVFGRVFRLARTMGDRMEKAYAPYGISRGEFDVLATLRRSDDPYTLSPRQLSATLMLTTGGMTGRLDKLERAGLLRRSPDPHDRRGLQVTLTDKGLRLIDEAVGAGLAVQTEALAHLDEERAGQLAALLRELLMGTGA
- a CDS encoding DUF4279 domain-containing protein gives rise to the protein MSAFRIYLRVVSESLQPEEISARLGTGPDEATAIGSRRRPQSPPRTHATWSRHVSAAGGPGRPEDLEAVVLGWGPEFAATLGRLAASGDAHVSLVVVQELTDPEDPRQKGIFLGAPLLAWLAEAGASLDIDQYVYYDCDDQRGDGDPGQ